A genome region from Microcella alkaliphila includes the following:
- a CDS encoding DUF6049 family protein: MPRLSGRRVAGAAVALSLAVGPLVAPSTTTTADVATSTITVVAAPADAGVLRDDADLEVRVTVTNGTAEPIAGATARLHLTLEPLIDQSAVRGWLRDDDPPTGPIVATTPLVTIAPGATVVASLTVPADDIDLDERFGVRAAGVSVSSAEGAALAHDRTAIVGQPAGTTAAGSGIAVIAPLTAPDERGRFLDADQLTALTAPNGRLTRTLDTALGGGVALGVDPRILASIRVLGEAAPASATAWLARLADSGLETFALRWSDADPLAAVGTLEVASPPTLGAGSVVLGDDGEPTATLDELTNWPHALTGWVWPADGSLGADAIDPLETEGARVVLARATDVDGGAGVARPITESLRTVVADDLTTDAVRAVAASTSTQVRRAAVAELSALLASASASATPLVGIADRTAAPSAQVGLLLDELTALPWARSASLAPVTGAGANGQPTSLAADSTTPSTPALDALLELERGDAEFARIALDAGPLLADRRLDLLDALALGGESAAAGEGRYRGQSDRLRSAVQVVESNTITLFADRTSLPVTVQNSLPVAVRVFVRVEAATGQLRVEDQRVETIVEANSQVRALVPVQSLVNGDVDIRVSLRAEDGAVIGNPIGVGLNLQAGWETAGTIAIGGIIALLFAVGLVRDIRRRRQTRADRGAAPDTDDASAPELTGPPDTTETSTR; encoded by the coding sequence GTGCCCAGGCTGAGCGGCCGCCGGGTCGCCGGGGCCGCCGTCGCCCTCTCGCTCGCGGTGGGCCCACTCGTCGCACCGTCCACCACGACCACCGCCGACGTCGCGACCAGCACGATCACGGTCGTCGCGGCGCCTGCCGACGCGGGGGTGCTGCGCGACGACGCCGACCTGGAGGTTCGCGTCACAGTGACGAACGGCACTGCCGAGCCCATTGCGGGCGCGACGGCGCGACTGCACCTGACGCTCGAACCACTCATCGACCAGTCCGCCGTGCGCGGATGGCTGCGCGACGACGACCCCCCGACCGGACCGATTGTCGCCACCACCCCGCTCGTCACGATCGCGCCCGGTGCGACCGTCGTCGCCTCGCTGACGGTGCCCGCCGACGACATCGACCTCGACGAGCGCTTTGGCGTGCGGGCTGCCGGCGTGTCGGTGAGTTCAGCAGAGGGCGCGGCGCTCGCCCACGACCGCACCGCCATCGTCGGGCAGCCGGCAGGCACCACCGCGGCGGGCTCCGGCATCGCCGTCATCGCGCCGCTCACCGCACCGGATGAACGAGGTCGCTTCCTCGACGCCGACCAGCTGACCGCCCTCACCGCCCCTAACGGACGGCTGACGCGCACGCTGGACACGGCGCTCGGCGGGGGGGTCGCGCTGGGTGTCGACCCGCGCATCCTCGCCTCGATCCGTGTGCTCGGCGAGGCAGCTCCGGCGAGCGCCACGGCCTGGCTCGCCAGGCTTGCCGATTCGGGACTCGAAACCTTCGCTCTGCGCTGGTCGGATGCCGACCCGCTGGCCGCCGTCGGAACGTTGGAGGTGGCAAGCCCGCCGACGCTCGGCGCCGGCTCCGTCGTGCTGGGTGACGACGGTGAGCCAACCGCGACCCTCGACGAGCTGACGAACTGGCCACACGCCCTGACCGGGTGGGTCTGGCCCGCCGACGGGAGCCTCGGGGCCGACGCCATCGATCCGCTCGAGACAGAGGGCGCGCGCGTCGTGCTCGCCCGCGCAACCGACGTGGACGGCGGGGCAGGCGTCGCCAGGCCGATCACCGAGTCGCTACGCACCGTGGTGGCCGACGACCTCACGACCGACGCGGTGCGGGCGGTCGCCGCATCGACGAGCACTCAGGTGCGTCGCGCCGCCGTCGCCGAACTGAGCGCGTTGCTCGCGAGCGCGTCCGCCTCCGCGACGCCGCTCGTCGGCATTGCCGACCGCACCGCTGCGCCGAGCGCGCAAGTCGGTCTCTTGCTCGACGAGCTCACGGCACTGCCGTGGGCGCGGTCGGCCTCTCTCGCACCCGTCACGGGTGCGGGAGCGAACGGGCAGCCCACGTCGCTGGCGGCCGACAGCACCACCCCGTCGACGCCCGCGCTTGACGCCCTGCTCGAACTCGAGCGCGGCGACGCCGAGTTTGCCCGCATCGCTCTTGACGCAGGGCCACTGCTCGCCGACCGTCGACTCGATCTGCTCGACGCCCTCGCGCTTGGGGGCGAGAGCGCCGCGGCCGGGGAGGGCCGCTACCGCGGCCAGTCGGATCGGCTGCGCTCGGCCGTGCAGGTCGTTGAGAGCAACACCATCACGCTATTCGCCGACCGCACGTCGCTGCCCGTCACCGTGCAGAACAGCCTTCCCGTGGCCGTGCGCGTCTTCGTGCGGGTCGAAGCCGCAACCGGTCAGCTACGCGTCGAGGATCAGCGCGTCGAGACGATCGTGGAGGCGAATTCGCAGGTGCGCGCGCTCGTTCCCGTGCAATCCCTTGTCAACGGAGACGTCGACATCCGCGTATCGTTGCGCGCCGAGGACGGCGCGGTGATCGGCAACCCGATCGGTGTGGGGCTCAACCTGCAGGC
- a CDS encoding CCA tRNA nucleotidyltransferase — protein MESVAQAVSRLRELAAAEPLATLAQRFAAAGHELALVGGPVRDAFLGRGVHDLDLATSARPDDIIRIIRPVVDAHWDIGRDFGTIGARIGDDTVEITTYRADEYDPSSRKPEVAFGDTLEGDLLRRDFTINALALRLPQLELVDPTGGFDHLVAGLLVTPTTPERSFGDDPLRMLRGVRFAAQLGVTIDEAALQAMTAMRGRLEIISAERIRDELVKLLATASPRRGLELLVATGLADYVLPELPALRLEIDEHAHHKDVYEHSLTVLEQAIDLEQARGEKDAPADTILRLAALLHDIGKPATRKIEPNGAVTFHHHDVVGAKMAKKRLTALRFDKDTITAVARLIELHLRFFGYADAPWTDSGVRRYVRDAGPVIERLHILTRADVTTRNKRKAARLKNAYDELEQRIVELAEQEELAAIRPDLDGEQIMRILGLRPGPEVGAAYRYLLEVRLDEGPLAADVAEQRLRDWWSARGDDSR, from the coding sequence ATGGAGAGCGTGGCCCAGGCCGTCAGCCGACTGCGCGAGCTCGCCGCCGCCGAACCCCTGGCCACCCTTGCCCAGCGCTTCGCTGCGGCCGGTCACGAGCTTGCACTGGTCGGCGGTCCCGTGCGCGACGCCTTCCTCGGTCGTGGCGTGCACGACCTCGACTTGGCGACGTCGGCGCGACCCGACGACATCATTCGCATCATTCGACCCGTCGTCGATGCCCACTGGGACATCGGCCGCGACTTCGGCACGATCGGCGCACGCATCGGCGATGACACGGTGGAGATCACCACCTACCGCGCGGACGAATACGACCCCTCGAGCCGCAAGCCCGAGGTGGCTTTCGGCGACACGCTCGAGGGCGACCTGCTGCGTCGCGACTTCACCATCAATGCGCTCGCCCTGCGCCTTCCGCAGCTCGAGCTGGTTGACCCCACCGGTGGCTTCGACCACCTCGTCGCGGGGCTGCTCGTCACCCCCACCACTCCAGAACGCTCCTTCGGCGACGACCCCCTGCGCATGCTGCGCGGCGTGCGCTTCGCCGCGCAGCTGGGTGTGACGATCGACGAGGCGGCGCTCCAGGCGATGACGGCGATGCGGGGCCGGCTCGAGATCATCTCGGCCGAGCGCATCCGCGACGAGCTCGTGAAGCTTCTCGCGACGGCGTCACCGCGCCGCGGACTCGAGCTGCTCGTCGCAACGGGCCTTGCCGACTACGTGCTACCGGAACTGCCTGCGCTGCGGCTCGAGATCGACGAGCACGCGCACCACAAAGACGTCTACGAGCACTCTCTGACGGTGCTCGAACAGGCCATCGATCTCGAACAGGCGCGGGGTGAGAAGGATGCGCCGGCCGACACGATTCTTCGGCTTGCGGCGCTGCTCCACGACATCGGCAAGCCGGCAACGCGCAAGATCGAGCCGAACGGCGCCGTCACCTTCCATCATCACGACGTCGTCGGCGCGAAGATGGCGAAAAAACGCCTGACCGCGTTGCGCTTCGACAAGGACACGATCACCGCGGTCGCGCGTCTCATCGAGTTGCACCTGCGCTTCTTCGGCTACGCCGACGCGCCCTGGACCGACTCAGGAGTGCGGCGTTACGTCCGTGACGCCGGGCCCGTGATCGAGCGCCTTCACATCCTCACGCGCGCCGACGTGACCACGCGCAACAAGCGCAAAGCCGCCCGGCTGAAGAATGCCTACGACGAGCTCGAGCAGCGCATCGTCGAGCTCGCCGAACAGGAGGAGCTCGCGGCCATTCGGCCCGACCTCGACGGCGAGCAGATCATGCGGATCCTGGGGCTTCGTCCGGGGCCCGAGGTGGGGGCGGCGTACCGCTACCTGCTCGAGGTGCGGCTCGACGAAGGCCCGCTCGCGGCCGACGTGGCCGAGCAGCGGTTGCGCGACTGGTGGAGCGCGCGCGGTGACGATTCCCGCTGA